A genomic region of Exiguobacterium sp. Helios contains the following coding sequences:
- a CDS encoding helix-turn-helix domain-containing protein translates to MEETLIPTALCPKVEHAFEILGKKWTGLILRHLMTKTCRFNEIQDAIPELSGRMLTERMKELEAEGIVIRTVIPERPIKIQYSLTDKGRQLEPVIRSIEEWAELQD, encoded by the coding sequence ATGGAAGAAACATTGATTCCGACTGCCCTTTGTCCGAAAGTCGAACATGCCTTTGAAATTTTGGGCAAGAAGTGGACGGGCTTGATTTTACGTCATCTCATGACGAAGACCTGTCGTTTCAACGAAATTCAAGATGCGATTCCAGAGTTATCTGGTCGTATGCTGACGGAGCGCATGAAGGAACTTGAGGCGGAAGGTATTGTCATCCGGACCGTCATTCCGGAACGTCCGATTAAAATTCAATACAGTTTGACTGACAAAGGTCGTCAGCTTGAACCTGTCATTCGTTCAATCGAAGAATGGGCCGAGCTCCAAGACTGA
- a CDS encoding DoxX family protein — protein sequence MMDLGLFLIRLVIGLTFAAHGTQKLFGWFGGHGIAGTGGWFESIGMKPGKMLALTAGLAELIGGLLFAGGLFLWFAAALIIGSMLVAIIKVHGQNGYWVTQNGYEYNMALIVIALGVALIGAGDYSLAAMLG from the coding sequence ATGATGGATTTAGGATTATTTCTTATTCGATTGGTGATTGGATTAACATTTGCAGCACACGGGACACAAAAATTGTTTGGCTGGTTCGGCGGGCACGGGATTGCAGGGACGGGCGGCTGGTTCGAATCGATCGGGATGAAACCGGGTAAAATGCTTGCGCTTACGGCAGGACTGGCAGAACTGATTGGTGGTTTACTATTTGCCGGTGGATTGTTCTTATGGTTCGCGGCAGCACTGATTATCGGGTCGATGCTCGTTGCAATCATCAAGGTGCACGGGCAAAATGGTTACTGGGTGACACAGAACGGGTACGAATATAACATGGCACTGATCGTCATCGCCCTTGGCGTCGCCTTGATTGGTGCCGGAGACTATTCACTCGCAGCCATGCTCGGGTGA